A part of Dasypus novemcinctus isolate mDasNov1 chromosome 7, mDasNov1.1.hap2, whole genome shotgun sequence genomic DNA contains:
- the LOC101421570 gene encoding mediator of RNA polymerase II transcription subunit 21-like yields the protein MAEGPTQQQDAVNLFANQFCNASGMSQQCGPLASFSHIQTTINKDPPTNPTEEFLSSEEATPALQVAGVHKLKEENHEAATCLEDVVYGRNMLLENIQSTLADIAHS from the exons aTGGCTGAGGGGCCCACACAGCAGCAAGATGCAGTGAACTTGTTTGCTAATCAGTTTTGTAATGCCAGTGGAATGTCGCAGCAGTGTGGTCCTCTTGCCTCTTTTAGTCATATTCAGACAACAATTAATAAAGATCCGCCAACTAATCCTACAGAAGA ATTCCTTAGCAGTGAAGAAGCTACACCTGCTTTACAGGTTGCTGGTGTGCATAAGctaaaagaagaaaaccatgaaGCTGCTACATGTCTGGAGGATGTTGTTTATGGAAGGAATATGCTTCTGGAAAATATACAAAGTACACTTGCTGATATTGCACACAGCTGA